One genomic region from Balaenoptera acutorostrata chromosome 1, mBalAcu1.1, whole genome shotgun sequence encodes:
- the DBT gene encoding lipoamide acyltransferase component of branched-chain alpha-keto acid dehydrogenase complex, mitochondrial isoform X2, producing the protein MENNIKLSEVVGSGKDGRILKEDILSYLEKQTGAILPPSPKAEIMPPPPKPKDRTIPIPISKPPVFTGKDRTEPIKGFHKAMVKTMSAALNIPHFGYCDEVDLTELVKLREELKPIAFARGIKLSFMPFFLKAASLGLLQFPILNASVDENCQNITYKASHNIGIAMDTEQGLIVPNVKNIQIRSIFEIATELNRLQKLGSAGQLSTTDLTGGTFTLSNIGSIGGTYARPVILPPEVAIGAVGTIKALPRFNEKGEVYKAQIMNVSWSADHRIIDGATMSRFSNLWKSYLENPAFMLLDLK; encoded by the exons ATGGAAAACAAT ATTAAGCTGAGTGAAGTTGTTGGCTCAGGAAAAGATGGCAGAATACTTAAAGAAGATATTCTCAGCTATCTGGAAAAGCAAACAGGAGCTATACTACCTCCTTCACCAAAAGCTGAAATTATGCCACCTCCACCAAAACCAAAAGACAGAACTATTCCTATACCAATATCAAAACCTCCAGTATTCACAGGCAAAGACAGAACAGAACCCAtaaaag GCTTTCACAAAGCGATGGTCAAGACCATGTCTGCAGCCCTGAATATACCTCATTTTGGGTATTGTGATGAGGTTGACCTTACTGAACTGGTTAAGCTACGAGAAGAATTAAAACCCATTGCTTTTGCTCGTGGAATTAAACTCTCCTTTATGCCCTTCTTCTTAAAG GCTGCTTCCTTGGGATTACTACAGTTTCCTATCCTTAATGCTTCTGTGGATGAAAACTGCCAGAACATAACATATAAG gctTCTCATAACATTGGGATAGCAATGGATACAGAGCAGGGCTTGATTGTACCTAATGTGAAAAATATTCAGATCCGCTCCATATTTGAGATCGCCACTGAATTGAACCGCCTCCAGAAATTGGGCTCTGCAGGTCAGCTCAGCACCACTGACCTTACAGGAGGGACATTTACTCTTTCCAACATTGGATCA attggTGGTACCTACGCCAGACCAGTGATATTGCCACCCGAAGTGGCAATTGGGGCCGTGGGAACAATTAAG GCCCTTCCCCGATTTAACGAGAAAGGGGAAGTATATAAGGCCCAGATAATGAATGTGAGCTGGTCAGCTGATCACAGAATTATTGATGGTGCTACAATGTCACGCTTCTCCAATTTGTGGAAATCCTACTTAGAAAACCCAGCTTTTATGCTACTAGATCTGAAATGA